A segment of the Nitrosospira briensis C-128 genome:
AAGAAGCAAAAAAATGGGATGCATTCGTATCGGTTTGTCCCGAAGCTACTTTTTTCCATCGCGCGGGTTGGCAAACCGTTATCGAGCGTGCCTTCGGCCATAGAACCTGGTTTCTTTACTCCGAGTTGGATGGTGAAATTCAAGGTGTGCTGCCACTGGCAGAAGTCAAGAGCCGCCTTTTTGGTCATTCCCTGAGCTCCCTGCCATTTTGCGTCTACGGCGGTATTGCTGCAATTTCCGAACCCGGCCGGGAAGTGCTTGACCAAGCTGCCCAGACGCTCGCTTCACAGCTGCAAGTGGACTATCTCGAATACCGGAACTTGAAAATGCTGCATTCGGACTGGCCAACCAAGGATCTCTATGCGACGTTTCGAAAAGAAATTTCGCCGGAAACAGAGCAGAACATGCGGGAAATTCCACGCAAGCAGCGTGCAATGGTGCGCAAGGGTATCAAGTTTGGGCTGGAAAGTGTCGTAGATGAGGGTATCGAGCGTTTTTTCTCCGCCTATTCGGCAAGCCTGCATCGCCTTGGCACCCCGGTTTTCTCGAAAAAATATTTTCGCATACTCAAAGAGGTTTTCGCAGATGACTGCGAACTGATGATCATCGTCAAGGAAGGGCGCACCGTCAGCGGCGTGATGAGTTTTTATTTTCGTGACGAGGTCTCGCCTTATTATGGAGGGGGAACCGGCGAGGCGCGGGATTTGGCCGGTAACGATTTCATGTACTGGGAGCTTATGCGGCGTGCCTGTGAAAGAGGTTATAAAATCTTTGATTTCGGGCGCAGTAAACATAACACCGGGTCTTTCGATTTCAAGAAGAATTGGGGATTTGAGCCGCAACCGCTTTACTACCAATACCAGTTACACCGGTCCGGGGCGATGCCCGACCATAATCCACTTAATCCCAAATATCAGCTTTTCATCAAGGCTTGGCAAAAACTCCCCATTTCGGTTGCCAATTTCGTCGGTCCTCACATAGTGAAGAGTCTGGGTTAGATCAGTGCAGGAACTGCTTTATCTCGTCCATCGCTTTCCCTACCCGCCCGACAAGGGGGACAAAATTCGGTCCTTTCATTTGCTCAAGCATCTGAGCCAACGCTATCGCATTCATCTCGGCACTTTTATCGATGATGAGATGGATCATAAGCATCTTGAGAGAGTCAGAGATATGTGCGGGGAAACGTGTTTCCTTGATCTCTACCCGAGATCAGCGCGAATTCGTAGCCTGTCGGGGCTGCTTTCGGGGCAGCCGCTCACCTTGCCCTATTATCACGATAAGCGTCTGCAGGCATGGGTCAGCAATTTGCTGGAAACAAGGCCTGTCGGAACCATTCTGGTTTTCTCGGCAGCCATGGCTCAATATGTCAGCCATGCAATGAATATCCGCCGGGTAATGGATTTTGTAGATATCGATTCGGACAAATGGATGCAATATGCGGCGACCATTGCCTGGCCGATGAGCTGGATATATCGGCGCGAGTCGAAATTGCTGCTGGATTATGAAAAACAGGTCGCCAGGCTCTTCGATAGTGCGACTTTCGTTTCCGAGACCGAGGCCGATCTATTCAAGCGTCTGGCGCCCGACGTTGCGGAAAAAGTCACCTACTTTAATAACGGAGTCGATGCGGACTATTTTTCCCCGCAAAATATTTACCCTAATCCTTACTTGACCGGGATAGATACCCTGGTCTTCACCGGCGCAATGGATTACTGGGCAAATGTCGATGCCGTGCAGTGGTTTGCAAGCAATATTTTTCCCGCTATTCGTCTGCAATTGCCCAAGGTCGAGTTTTATATCGTTGGTGCTCGTCCGTCAGCAGCGGTAATGGCTTTAGCCGATCTTCCCGGCATCATCGTTACCGGGTCAGTGCCGGATATCAGGCCCTACCTTGCTCATGCATCCATCGCTGTGGCGCCGCTACGTATCGCACGCGGGATACAGAATAAAGTTTTGGAAGCCATGGCGATGGGAAAAACGGTTATTGCCTCTCCGCAAGCGATAGAGGGAATCAATGCAAACCCTGATCGGGATATGGTAGTTGCCAACGACGAGAGCGACTTCATCAATCGAATTATCGAACTCCTGCAGAATGGGCCAAACCGCGCCATTGGGCGTGCCGCCAGAACGCGTGTTCTGGAAGATTATAATTGGAAAAAAAATCTGGGACGAATCGACGCACTCTTGTCACAGCCGCAGACAATTTAACGAGGACTATTCGCATATCTTGCAAAACGATATTCGAGCTGCAGGAAACGCCTTCGTATGTATGGTATGAATGCCCAAACGCCGCAACACATTACGCATGATTACACTATAGCGCCAGATCAGCAAAAGCTGAAGGCAGCGGCGCTGCTGACGCTCGCGGCCATTGCCGGAATTCTCGCGGGCTATCATGAGACTACCGGATCCATGATTTCAATCTGGATACGATCCGAGACATTCGCACATGGTTTTCTGATCTTCCCCTTCAGCGCCTACCTGATCTGGGGGCAGCGCAAGCACCTCAGTAAGGCATTCTCCCAACCAAGTCCGTTTGCTCTGCTGGTGCTTGCAGGCCTGGGTTTCAGTTGGCTGCTGGCAACGCTAGCCAGTGTTCAGGTATTTAAGCAGTTGTTGTTGATCGCAATGATTCCGGCTGCGGTTTGGGCAATTCTGGGTCGCCGGATGGTCTGGGCGCTTGCCTTTCCGTTGGCTTACCTCGTGCTTGCGGTTCCATTTGGGGAAGCGTTGATCCCGCCGCTCATAGACTTTACCGCCGACTTTACCGTAAAGGCACTTCAATTGACCGGCATACCGGTTTACCGGGAGGGCAGCTTTTTTTCCATACCGAGCGGAAATTGGTCCGTGGTGGAGGCCTGCAGCGGCATACGGTACCTGATTGCATCGTTTACATTGGGTACCCTTTACGCGTATCTCACGTACCATAGCCTGAAGCGCCGCCTGATATTCATTGCCCTCTCGTTGATCGTCCCCATCGTTGCGAATGGCATCCGCGCCTATATGATTGTAATGACCGGTCATCTGAGCGATATGCAGCTGGCTGTAGGGGTCGACCATCTAATCTACGGTTGGGTTTTCTTCGGCTTTGTGATGTTGTTATTATTCTGGATCGGTTCTTTCTGGCGGGAGGATGACAATACATATGCTAACGACAGCGCCGGGCCCGCTACAGAAACAGAAGAAACAGAAACGACACTCCGTACCGATAGGACAATTTCGCTAAAGAGTACAGTTTCCGCCGCCGGTGCGGTCCTTGCGGTGGCCTTCATCTGGCCAATGTATGCCGGGCACCTGGAACATGCTTCCTCCCCTGGCACAGGGCCAGTAATTGACATTCCGGATATTGCGGGAAAGTGGCAGATCAGTTCAAGCCAAACCTCTGACTGGAAGCCTGAATACGTCGGCGCCACGGCCCAATTGTTGCAGAATTACCAGAAAGACGGAACGTCGGTGGATCTTTACATCAGTTATTACCGTAATCAAAAACAGGGTTCAGAGTTGATCAACTCTCAGAATATACTGGTATCGGAAGCTGAGCCAGGTTGGCACAACATCAGACAGGAAACACGCAGCATAGCCTTGGGCTCCCGGCAAGAGGTCGTCAACCAGGGCGAGTTGCGATCTTCCTCAACACGGCTGCTGATATGGCGATGGTATTGGCTGAGCGGGGAGAGTACGGCCGACCCTTACCTGGCCAAATTCATTTTAGCCAGGAACAGGCTGCTGCAAAGGGGCGATGACGGGGCTGAGATTATTATTGCTACCCGTTATGAAGATACGCGAGAGGAAGCGGTTCCGGTACTTCAGGGTTTTCTCGACGATATGTTGCCTGCTATAACTAACGCGCTTGAGAATGCAGACAACCGCTAGCGGCCGCAGCGATCGGATAAAATCCGCTGGTAGCGCTGAGCAGCCTCCGCTTATTGTTCATGTAATTTACCACCTGGGTGTCGGGGGTCTGGAGAACGGGCTTGTGAACCTGATCAATCATATTCCGTCCCAGCGTTATCGACATGCCATCGTTTGTTTGAAGGGCTACTCCGACTTTAGCCAACGGATCAAGACGGAGAATGTGGAAATCGTGGCACTGCATAAGCGTGAGGGAAACGACTTCAGTGTTTATATCAACCTCTTCAAAACCTTCAAACGGTTGAAGCCGGATATTGTACATACTCGCAATCTCGGCACGTTGGAGGGTCAGGTGATTGCGGCATTCGCAGGCACGCAGGCACGGGTGCACGGGGAACACGGTCGGGATATGTTTGATTTGTACGGGAAGAACCGTAAATACAACCTCTTGAGAAAAGCAATTCGACCTTTTGTGAATCATTTCATCGCTGTCAGCAGGGATCTGGAGAGTTGGCTCGCCAACACCGTGGGCGCCACACCGGATCGCATCAGCCAGGTCTACAATGGAGTCGACAGTTTGCGTTTTCGTCCGCGCAATCGCAAAGACTCTGGAGTCGGGAATTTCCCGGAGCTGCGGGAAGGATTTTTTACGGAGAGTACGTTTGTCATTGGTAGTGTCGGCAGGATGACGGACGTAAAAAATTTTCCCTGCCTGGTTCGGGCTTTCCTGATGCTGTTGGAAGAAATGCCCGCCGCTCGGGAAAGACTTCGGCTTCTGATTGTGGGTGACGGAAATGCGCGGTCGGAATGCATCGGGATGTTGCGCGAAGCCGGAGCGGAAACCCTCGCCTGGCTCCCAGGTGAGCGAGCCGACATTCCGGAGTTGATGCGGGCTATGGACCTGTTTGTGCTGCCTTCGTTGGGCGAAGGCATTTCGAATACGATATTGGAAGCCATGTCCACTGGCTTGCCGACAGTAGCAACTCGCGTTGGTGGCAATGTGGAGCTTGTGAGCGAGGGCGTTACCGGGATGCTCATTTCGCCGGATGCGCCAGCCGCGATGATGGAAGCAATATTAAAATACTATCGAAACCCGGATCTGATTGCCAATCACGGCAAAGCAGCCCGGCAACAAATTGAGACAAGCTTCAGCATGGATGCCATGACCCAGGGCTATCTGCGGGTCTATGACAAGGCTTTACGCCTGCGATCGGATTAAGGAAAAAGCATGTGTGGAATCGTCGGACTGTTTGATACCCGTGGCCAGAGAGAAATCGACCGGCAATTGCTCGGGCGCATGAATCAGACGCAGGTTCACCGCGGACCGGATGAAGGGCAACTATATACAGAGGCAGGGATAGGTCTTGGTCACCGCCGCCTTTCAATAATGGATGTTTCCAGCGGACAGCAACCGCTTTTTAACGAAGACGGCACCGTTGTCGTCGTTTTCAACGGTGAAATCTATAATTTTCAGGAACTCGCCAAGGAACTTGTTGCACTGGGACATGATTTTCGCACCCATTGCGATACGGAAGTTATCGTCCATGCCTGGGAAGAGTGGGGTGAGCTTTGCGTAGACCGGTTTCGCGGCATGTTTGCCTTCGGTTTGTGGGATCGTAACCGCGAGGTGCTGTTTCTTGCTCGCGACCGGCTGGGTATCAAGCCACTTTATTATAGCCTGCTGAACGATGGTACATTCATTTTCGCTTCCGAGCTGAAGGCTCTGCTTGCGCACCCGGATTTTCGCCGGGATATGAATCCCCACGCCATCGAAGATTATTTCGCTTATGGCTATGTTCCTGAACCAAAAACCATATTCACGCAGGGTCTCAAGCTGCCGCCAGCTCATACACTGAAGCTTCATCGCGGCCAGAGTACACTGCGCCCGCGCCAGTACTGGGAGATACCGTTCACCCCGAACGAATGCACCAGTGTGCAAGAGGCGCAGGAAGAGCTGATTGTCCGGTTGCGTGAATCGGTAAAGATCCACCTTATGACTGAGGTGCCGCTGGGTGCGTTCCTGTCGGGTGGAGTCGACTCCAGCGCGGTGGTGGCAATGATGGCCAATCTTATGGAAGAACCGGTTAATACGTGCTCCATCTCCTTTGGCGACCCCGCATTCAATGAATCCCAATATGCGCAAAAGGTGGCAGATCGCTATCACACTCAGCATAATATGGAGCAGGTGGACGCAGACGATTTCGACCTTATAGACAAGCTGGCTTCTCTATATGATGAACCATTCGCAGACAGTTCGGCCATGCCTACCTATCGGGTTTGCGAACTGGCCAGGAAGCGCGTCACCGTTGCCTTGTCGGGAGACGGCGGCGATGAAAACCTTGCCGGCTACCGCCGCTACCGTTGGCACCTTTATGAGGAACGGATGAGATCCATGTTGCCGCTCGGATTCCGCAAGCCCTTGTTCGGCCTGCTGGGGAATGCATATCCAAAGGCTGATTGGGCGCCCAGGGTCTTGCGTGCAAAATCCACCTTTGAAGCGCTCGCTCGCGACTCCGTCGAAGGATACTTCCACGGTGTTTCCATCATGAAGGATCGAATGCGCCAACGCCTGTTCAGTGCTTCTTTCAAACGCAGTCTCCAGGGATACGACGCAGTGGAAGTGCTACGTACGCATGCGGGAAAATGCCCTGTACAGGATCCCCTTTCCCTTGTGCAATACCTGGACATGAAGACTTACCTTGTTGGCGATATCCTTACCAAAGTGGACCGGGCGAGCATGGCACATGCACTGGAAGTACGTGTCCCGCTGCTGGATCATAAGCTGGTCGAGTGGATATCCGGTCTTCCAGTCTCGCTTAAGCTGCGCGGCCAGGAAGGCAAATACGTGCTCAAGAAAGCGCTGGAACCCTACCTTTCCGATGACATCCTTTACAGGGATAAAATGGGATTTTCGGTACCGCTGGCAAGCTGGTTTCGCGGCCCGCTTCGCCAAAGGCTAAACGATGCATTAATGGGTCCGACTTTGGCCGACACGGGATTCTTCAATAAGGCGTTTCTAAAGGAAATGCTTGAACAGCATCAATCGGGACGGCGCGATTATAGTGCTTCGCTCTGGTCATTGCTGATGTTCGAATCGTTTTTGCGTAATGTGCTCGACACGGAGCAACCCAGCGCGCGTAAGAATGACCTCAGGGTGGCATGACGTTCCATGGCAGAAATCCGGCAATTCTACAATCCCGGAATCATGTGATTCCCTGGAAAATAACATTGCCGGGCTTCTCATTTATCCCCGACGTAACGTGATCTGATCATTTCGTTGGGCCGTAACGCTATCGGTCGCGTTTCTCCTGCTGACTGAGCATAAATCCTGGAGGGTGCGACAAGATGATGGACGTATTTCTCACCGTTGACGTAGAAGTTTGGTGTGATGGTTGGGACGACATTGATGCCAAATTCCCAGCCGCCTTCCAGCGGTATATTTACGGACCTACGTCAAGGGGTAATTACGGCTTACCGCATCAACTGCATCAATTACAGGCGCATGGCCTGACCGGCGTATTTTTTGTCGAGCCTCTTTTCTCGACCCGCTTCGGGCTGGACCCATTAGCCGAAATTGTCGGTCTTGTTCGGGAACGAGGCCATGAAATACAGCTTCACCTGCATACCGAGTGGGTTGACGAGTCCAACGAGCCCCTACTCGACAACGTAACAGGTAAAAAGCAGTTTCTGCGATATTTTTCTTTACAAGAACAGACAATTTTGATTCATGCGGGCGCGAAGTTGATTGAATTGGCAGGCGGGCAGCATATAAACG
Coding sequences within it:
- a CDS encoding FemAB family XrtA/PEP-CTERM system-associated protein; amino-acid sequence: MSCIIDAFREDQENASLQADAPSVHLLRPQEAKKWDAFVSVCPEATFFHRAGWQTVIERAFGHRTWFLYSELDGEIQGVLPLAEVKSRLFGHSLSSLPFCVYGGIAAISEPGREVLDQAAQTLASQLQVDYLEYRNLKMLHSDWPTKDLYATFRKEISPETEQNMREIPRKQRAMVRKGIKFGLESVVDEGIERFFSAYSASLHRLGTPVFSKKYFRILKEVFADDCELMIIVKEGRTVSGVMSFYFRDEVSPYYGGGTGEARDLAGNDFMYWELMRRACERGYKIFDFGRSKHNTGSFDFKKNWGFEPQPLYYQYQLHRSGAMPDHNPLNPKYQLFIKAWQKLPISVANFVGPHIVKSLG
- a CDS encoding TIGR03087 family PEP-CTERM/XrtA system glycosyltransferase codes for the protein MQELLYLVHRFPYPPDKGDKIRSFHLLKHLSQRYRIHLGTFIDDEMDHKHLERVRDMCGETCFLDLYPRSARIRSLSGLLSGQPLTLPYYHDKRLQAWVSNLLETRPVGTILVFSAAMAQYVSHAMNIRRVMDFVDIDSDKWMQYAATIAWPMSWIYRRESKLLLDYEKQVARLFDSATFVSETEADLFKRLAPDVAEKVTYFNNGVDADYFSPQNIYPNPYLTGIDTLVFTGAMDYWANVDAVQWFASNIFPAIRLQLPKVEFYIVGARPSAAVMALADLPGIIVTGSVPDIRPYLAHASIAVAPLRIARGIQNKVLEAMAMGKTVIASPQAIEGINANPDRDMVVANDESDFINRIIELLQNGPNRAIGRAARTRVLEDYNWKKNLGRIDALLSQPQTI
- the xrtA gene encoding exosortase A yields the protein MYGMNAQTPQHITHDYTIAPDQQKLKAAALLTLAAIAGILAGYHETTGSMISIWIRSETFAHGFLIFPFSAYLIWGQRKHLSKAFSQPSPFALLVLAGLGFSWLLATLASVQVFKQLLLIAMIPAAVWAILGRRMVWALAFPLAYLVLAVPFGEALIPPLIDFTADFTVKALQLTGIPVYREGSFFSIPSGNWSVVEACSGIRYLIASFTLGTLYAYLTYHSLKRRLIFIALSLIVPIVANGIRAYMIVMTGHLSDMQLAVGVDHLIYGWVFFGFVMLLLFWIGSFWREDDNTYANDSAGPATETEETETTLRTDRTISLKSTVSAAGAVLAVAFIWPMYAGHLEHASSPGTGPVIDIPDIAGKWQISSSQTSDWKPEYVGATAQLLQNYQKDGTSVDLYISYYRNQKQGSELINSQNILVSEAEPGWHNIRQETRSIALGSRQEVVNQGELRSSSTRLLIWRWYWLSGESTADPYLAKFILARNRLLQRGDDGAEIIIATRYEDTREEAVPVLQGFLDDMLPAITNALENADNR
- a CDS encoding TIGR03088 family PEP-CTERM/XrtA system glycosyltransferase, which translates into the protein MQTTASGRSDRIKSAGSAEQPPLIVHVIYHLGVGGLENGLVNLINHIPSQRYRHAIVCLKGYSDFSQRIKTENVEIVALHKREGNDFSVYINLFKTFKRLKPDIVHTRNLGTLEGQVIAAFAGTQARVHGEHGRDMFDLYGKNRKYNLLRKAIRPFVNHFIAVSRDLESWLANTVGATPDRISQVYNGVDSLRFRPRNRKDSGVGNFPELREGFFTESTFVIGSVGRMTDVKNFPCLVRAFLMLLEEMPAARERLRLLIVGDGNARSECIGMLREAGAETLAWLPGERADIPELMRAMDLFVLPSLGEGISNTILEAMSTGLPTVATRVGGNVELVSEGVTGMLISPDAPAAMMEAILKYYRNPDLIANHGKAARQQIETSFSMDAMTQGYLRVYDKALRLRSD
- a CDS encoding XrtA/PEP-CTERM system amidotransferase, coding for MCGIVGLFDTRGQREIDRQLLGRMNQTQVHRGPDEGQLYTEAGIGLGHRRLSIMDVSSGQQPLFNEDGTVVVVFNGEIYNFQELAKELVALGHDFRTHCDTEVIVHAWEEWGELCVDRFRGMFAFGLWDRNREVLFLARDRLGIKPLYYSLLNDGTFIFASELKALLAHPDFRRDMNPHAIEDYFAYGYVPEPKTIFTQGLKLPPAHTLKLHRGQSTLRPRQYWEIPFTPNECTSVQEAQEELIVRLRESVKIHLMTEVPLGAFLSGGVDSSAVVAMMANLMEEPVNTCSISFGDPAFNESQYAQKVADRYHTQHNMEQVDADDFDLIDKLASLYDEPFADSSAMPTYRVCELARKRVTVALSGDGGDENLAGYRRYRWHLYEERMRSMLPLGFRKPLFGLLGNAYPKADWAPRVLRAKSTFEALARDSVEGYFHGVSIMKDRMRQRLFSASFKRSLQGYDAVEVLRTHAGKCPVQDPLSLVQYLDMKTYLVGDILTKVDRASMAHALEVRVPLLDHKLVEWISGLPVSLKLRGQEGKYVLKKALEPYLSDDILYRDKMGFSVPLASWFRGPLRQRLNDALMGPTLADTGFFNKAFLKEMLEQHQSGRRDYSASLWSLLMFESFLRNVLDTEQPSARKNDLRVA